One part of the uncultured Bacteroides sp. genome encodes these proteins:
- a CDS encoding leucine-rich repeat domain-containing protein → MKPSSTFRQLLVITISLLITICLFLSFKFRAQDDSQVIIHVEKAGTLSALIKSKNKYSITDLTLSGNLNGTDITFIREMAGGGSLKSIKTEGMLTKLDLTNANIVEGGDKYFNDFLTKDNSITDYMFAELFKLTKLVIPNNINSICNGAFSGCFSLTTFIVPKNVTAIGDFAFAGCFGLKSISIPNGITSIGNYAFTGCYGLTSFKIPSNVFFIGEYAFTGCSGLQKIYCNSSVSPKVSGTDAFKGIDASMCRLYIPNDTYDDYSNADGWNYFSNIIEEK, encoded by the coding sequence ATGAAACCAAGTTCAACTTTTAGGCAATTATTAGTAATTACAATTTCATTACTAATAACTATATGCTTATTTTTAAGCTTCAAATTCCGTGCGCAAGATGATTCACAAGTAATTATTCATGTAGAGAAAGCAGGAACATTGTCTGCCCTGATAAAGTCAAAAAATAAATATTCAATTACCGATCTCACATTGTCGGGCAATCTAAATGGTACAGATATTACTTTTATTCGTGAAATGGCTGGAGGCGGGAGTCTAAAAAGCATTAAGACTGAAGGGATGCTAACCAAACTTGATTTGACTAATGCTAATATTGTTGAAGGTGGCGATAAATATTTCAATGACTTTCTGACAAAAGATAATTCGATTACAGACTATATGTTTGCAGAGCTATTCAAACTAACGAAACTGGTTATACCAAACAATATAAATTCAATCTGTAATGGAGCTTTTTCTGGATGTTTCAGCCTGACTACATTTATCGTACCGAAGAATGTTACAGCCATTGGAGATTTTGCTTTTGCAGGATGCTTTGGTCTGAAGTCAATATCAATACCAAACGGCATTACATCAATCGGGAATTATGCATTTACCGGATGTTATGGATTGACTTCATTTAAAATACCAAGCAATGTTTTTTTTATAGGAGAATATGCTTTTACAGGTTGTAGCGGGTTACAGAAAATATACTGTAATAGTTCTGTTTCTCCTAAAGTAAGCGGAACTGATGCATTTAAAGGAATAGATGCATCCATGTGCAGGCTTTATATTCCAAATGACACATACGATGATTATTCCAATGCTGATGGTTGGAACTATTTTTCAAATATAATAGAAGAAAAATAA
- a CDS encoding alpha/beta hydrolase, producing the protein MRKLNFGYNAIAVVCLSFMIGGCSNMAKTSRYTEIYKQNVASANVSGLGEYAQDKAAEKKIDMSQFKATELDIPYAFGGRTNPSQRLDIIYPSVGEAPYKVIMVFHGGGWAYGNKDSETISSIMLATTQGYAVVSVNYRLSSQAVWPAPLFDAKAAVRFIRANAEKYKLDATNIVAWGNSAGGHIAEMLGATNGIPEYEDLAMGSAKSSSDVQGIVSWYGVADMSDFPTLKEPANQEMGFNTQIPEYKEKAQKASPLYLVTKNFPPILLVHGTNDQVVPYRQSAKLLEAIKKVCNDDRALLKTFDGAGHGDAVIKTWDNVMDNLNFVDKVLWPYGVNPFRNDNKIDVKVL; encoded by the coding sequence ATGAGAAAACTGAATTTTGGATATAATGCAATTGCTGTTGTTTGTTTGTCATTTATGATAGGTGGTTGTAGTAATATGGCCAAAACAAGCAGGTATACAGAAATCTATAAACAGAATGTTGCTTCAGCAAATGTTTCTGGATTAGGTGAATATGCTCAGGATAAGGCTGCAGAGAAAAAAATAGATATGTCTCAGTTTAAAGCTACAGAACTGGATATCCCTTATGCTTTTGGTGGACGAACAAATCCTTCTCAACGCTTAGATATTATATATCCGTCTGTAGGAGAGGCTCCATACAAAGTTATAATGGTATTTCATGGTGGTGGATGGGCATATGGTAATAAAGATTCCGAAACGATATCTTCTATTATGCTAGCTACTACTCAAGGTTATGCAGTTGTATCTGTAAATTATCGTCTTTCTAGTCAGGCTGTTTGGCCTGCACCGCTTTTTGATGCAAAAGCAGCTGTGCGCTTTATTCGTGCAAATGCCGAGAAGTACAAGTTAGATGCTACAAATATTGTTGCTTGGGGGAACTCGGCAGGCGGACATATTGCTGAGATGTTAGGTGCTACAAATGGAATACCTGAATATGAAGACCTGGCAATGGGTAGTGCAAAGTCTTCATCTGATGTACAAGGAATAGTTTCCTGGTATGGGGTAGCTGATATGAGTGATTTTCCTACATTAAAGGAACCTGCAAATCAGGAAATGGGATTTAACACTCAGATACCTGAATATAAAGAAAAAGCTCAAAAAGCAAGCCCGCTTTATCTTGTAACAAAGAATTTCCCTCCAATCCTTCTTGTGCATGGAACGAATGATCAGGTTGTTCCTTATCGTCAATCTGCTAAATTGCTAGAAGCTATAAAAAAGGTATGTAATGATGATCGTGCTTTACTAAAAACATTTGATGGAGCAGGACATGGAGATGCAGTTATTAAAACCTGGGACAATGTAATGGATAATTTGAATTTTGTTGATAAGGTATTATGGCCTTATGGAGTAAATCCTTTCAGAAATGATAATAAAATAGATGTAAAGGTTTTATAA
- a CDS encoding slipin family protein — translation MNKMRNDSSVATLLFIVIAVIGALLAFAVDSEFKSGISQIILVLFFFAAVFIAWSTKVATQWNRAVVLRLGKFQSLRGPGIFFIIPIIDSIPYWIDIRVISSAFKAEKTLTKDTVPVDVDAVLFWKVVDPKKAALDVAEYNSAIAWASQTALRDVIGKTMLADMLEGRDKISAILQTIIDERTEPWGINVISVEVKDVLIPQGLEAAMSMQAQAERERQARVILGDSERQIASKFVEAANTYGDNPDAFHLRAMNMLYEGLKTNSTIVVVPSSAVESMGLGGLAGTIALADVVKKEKAKAKYTPRSDD, via the coding sequence ATGAACAAGATGAGAAATGATAGTTCTGTTGCAACCTTGCTCTTTATTGTAATAGCAGTAATAGGAGCACTTTTGGCATTTGCTGTAGATAGTGAATTCAAGTCTGGAATAAGTCAGATTATATTGGTTCTGTTTTTCTTTGCTGCCGTGTTTATAGCATGGTCAACAAAAGTTGCAACTCAGTGGAACAGAGCTGTTGTATTGCGTCTTGGCAAATTTCAATCATTAAGGGGACCTGGAATATTCTTTATTATTCCTATAATTGATTCTATACCTTACTGGATTGATATTCGTGTTATAAGCTCTGCTTTTAAAGCAGAAAAGACATTGACTAAAGATACTGTCCCCGTTGATGTAGATGCTGTGCTTTTCTGGAAAGTAGTTGATCCCAAAAAAGCAGCTTTGGATGTAGCTGAATATAATAGCGCAATAGCCTGGGCTTCACAAACGGCACTTCGGGATGTAATTGGTAAAACAATGCTTGCGGATATGCTCGAAGGACGTGATAAAATTAGTGCTATATTGCAAACTATTATTGATGAAAGAACTGAGCCTTGGGGTATTAATGTAATCTCTGTTGAAGTGAAGGATGTACTTATCCCTCAAGGATTAGAAGCTGCCATGTCTATGCAGGCACAAGCTGAACGAGAACGCCAGGCCAGAGTTATCTTAGGCGATTCTGAACGACAGATTGCCAGTAAGTTTGTTGAAGCAGCTAATACTTATGGCGATAATCCAGATGCTTTTCATCTTCGTGCAATGAATATGCTTTACGAAGGATTAAAAACAAATTCTACAATTGTGGTAGTGCCTAGTTCAGCTGTAGAGAGTATGGGACTTGGCGGTTTAGCCGGAACGATAGCTTTAGCAGATGTTGTTAAAAAGGAAAAGGCTAAAGCTAAATATACCCCTCGATCAGATGATTGA
- a CDS encoding PadR family transcriptional regulator encodes MNADNVKSQMRKGMLEYCILLLVHKEPAYASDIIQKLKEAKLIVVEGTLYPLLTRLKNDDLLEYEWVESTQGPPRKYYKLTSKGEVFLGELETAWKELNETVNHITINESIIE; translated from the coding sequence ATGAATGCAGACAATGTTAAATCGCAAATGCGCAAAGGGATGCTCGAATATTGCATCTTATTATTGGTGCATAAGGAGCCTGCCTATGCTTCTGATATTATTCAGAAACTGAAAGAGGCAAAGCTGATAGTGGTAGAGGGAACACTTTATCCGTTGCTCACTCGGCTGAAGAATGATGATTTGCTTGAATATGAATGGGTGGAGTCTACTCAAGGGCCACCACGTAAATATTATAAGCTAACTTCTAAAGGAGAAGTTTTTTTAGGTGAACTTGAAACAGCCTGGAAAGAACTGAATGAAACTGTAAATCATATTACAATAAACGAATCGATAATAGAATGA